A section of the Phacochoerus africanus isolate WHEZ1 chromosome 4, ROS_Pafr_v1, whole genome shotgun sequence genome encodes:
- the HAPLN1 gene encoding hyaluronan and proteoglycan link protein 1 produces MKSLLLLVLISVCWADHLSNNYTLDHDRVIHIQAENGPRLLVEAEQAKVFSHRGGNVTLPCKFFRDPTAFGSGTHKIRIKWTKLTSDYLKEVDVFVSMGYHKKTYGGYHGRVFLKGGSDNDASLVITDLTLEDYGRYKCEVIEGLEDDTAVVALDLQGVVFPYFPRLGRYNLNFHEAQQACLDQDAVIASFDQLYDAWRGGLDWCNAGWLSDGSVQYPITKPREPCGGQNTVPGVRNYGFWDKDKSRYDVFCFTSNFNGRFYYLIHPTKLTYDEAVQACLNDGAQIAKVGQIFAAWKLLGYDRCDAGWLADGSVRYPISRPRRRCSPTEAAVRFVGFPDKKHKLYGVYCFRAYN; encoded by the exons TTCAAACAACTATACTCTAGATCATGACAGAGTTATTCACATCCAAG cAGAAAATGGCCCCCGTCTACTCGTGGAAGCAGAACAAGCCAAGGTGTTCTCACACCGAGGTGGCAATGTTACACTGCCGTGTAAATTTTTCCGAGACCCTACAGCATTTGGCTCAGGAACCCATAAAATCCGAATTAAGTGGACCAAGCTAACTTCAGATTACCTCAAGGAAGTGGACGTTTTTGTTTCCATGGGATACCACAAGAAAACCTATGGAGGCTACCACGGTAGAGTGTTTCTGAAAGGAGGCAGTGATAATGACGCTTCTCTGGTGATCACAGACCTTACCCTGGAAGATTATGGGAGATATAAGTGTGAGGTGATTGAAGGATTAGAAGATGATACAGCTGTGGTAGCATTAGATTTACAAG GTGTGGTATTCCCCTATTTTCCACGACTGGGGCGCTACAACCTCAATTTTCATGAAGCACAGCAGGCTTGTCTGGACCAGGATGCTGTGATTGCCTCCTTCGACCAGCTGTATGATGCCTGGCGGGGTGGGCTGGACTGGTGCAATGCTGGCTGGCTCAGTGATGGGTCTGTGCAATATCCCATCACAAAACCGAGAGAACCCTGTGGAGGCCAGAACACAGTGCCCGGCGTCAGGAACTACGGGTTTTGGGACAAAGATAAAAGCAGATAtgatgttttctgttttacatCCAACTTCAATG GCCGGTTTTACTACCTGATCCACCCCACCAAGCTGACCTACGATGAGGCGGTGCAGGCTTGTCTCAATGATGGTGCTCAGATTGCAAAAGTGGGCCAGATATTCGCTGCCTGGAAACTTCTGGGATATGACCGCTGCGATGCGGGCTGGCTGGCGGACGGCAGCGTCCGCTACCCCATCTCTAGGCCAAGAAGGCGCTGCAGTCCAACGGAGGCTGCAGTGCGCTTTGTGGGTTTCCCAGACAAAAAGCATAAGCTGTATGGTGTCTACTGCTTCAGAGCATACAACTGA